DNA sequence from the Streptomyces tsukubensis genome:
GGAGCGTCGCCCCCGTCGTCCTGGCCGGGGGCGTCCGGGCGTGGCTGGTGCTGGGCTATGCCGAGGTGGCCCATGTCACCGGCCACGACGAGCTGTTCGCCCGGGACGCCCCGCGGCCCGGTCCGTGGCCGGGAGCGGACGGCGGGCCGGGGGCCGGAACGGCGACGGACGTCCGGCGGGTGCCGTCGGTGGCCCGGGCCCTGGAGTCCGTGGACCACTTCGAACTGGCCCAGGGGTGCCGGCGTATCGCGCAGCGCCTCATCGACGCCTTCGCGGGCAGCGGCCGGGCCGAGCTGATGGCCGCGTACGCCCGGTCGCTGTCGCTGCGCGCCGCGGTCCTGATGTGCGGGCTGCCGCCGGGGGCGGAGGCGACCGAGGGGCTGGTACGCGATCTGGGCACCGCGCTCGCGGGCGACGGCGAGCCGGTGGCGGGCCGGACCGAGAGGGACCGGCCGGGCGGGGGCGGGCCGGACGGAAGGGAGCGCTCCGTTGTCCGGGGGGACGAGGCGGTGGCAGCGTACGTCCGGGCCGGTGAGCGGGTACGGCGGCTGGTCGCCGCGCGGCGCGCCGCACCCGGCCCCGACGTGGTCTCCGGACTGCTGGCGGATCCGGCCGGGGCGACCGACGAGGAGGTGACCCGGCAGGTGCTGGGGCTGGTCGCGGCGGCCCACCGGCCGACGGCGGACTGGATCGGGAACACCCTCCGGCTGCTGCTCACCGACGAGCGGTTCGCCCGGGACGTCTCCGGGGGACGGCTCAGCGTCGGGGAGGCGCTGAACGAGGTGCTGTGGCTGGACACGCCGGTGCAGCTCGCCGCCGGGCGCCGCGCCCGGCGCGACACCCGGCTCGGCGGGCAGGGGATCCGGGCCGGGGACCGGGTGGTGCCGGGGCTGGGGGCGGCGAACACCGATCCGGGGATCTGGCCGGACGGCCGGGCGGGCGCCGAGAACGCGGCGCACCTCTCCTTCGGGGGCGGCGTCCACCGCTGCCCCTATCCCGCGCCGCTGCTCGCCGACGTCATGGCCCGTACGGCGGTCGAAACACTGCTGGAGCAACTGCCGGACACCGTGCTCGCGGAGGAGGCGGCGGAACCGGCCTGGCGGCTCTCGGTCCGGTCGCGGGGGCTGGTCGCACTGCCGGTGCGGTTCACCCCGGTCGTCCGCTGAGGCCGCCCGGACGTTCCCGGAACGGCCTCTGCACGGGACGGCCCCGCAGCCGGATCAGCCGGAGGGGCGCAGCGTCCAGGTGATGGTCATCAGCCCCGTCACCGCACCGTCCGCGCGCCGGATCTCGACCGTGACGTCGAATTCGGGCCGCTCCCCCGCGTCCAGTTCGGCGACGACGGCGGCAGCCGGGCGGGCGAGTGTCGCGGTGGCCGTCACCTCTCCCTTGGCCAGCTTCCGGTAGCCGATCTCGGCCTTCACGGCGAGCGGCACCGCACGGTGCAGCTGGTCGCCGAAGGCGGAGAGGACGATCGCGCCGCTGGCGGACTCGGCGAGGGTGAACATCGCACCGGCGTGGGGTCCGCCGACGTGGTTGTGGAAGTCGGCCTGGTCCGGCAGGCGCAGCACCGCGCGCTCCGCGGTGGCTTCCACAAACTCCAGATTGAGGGTCCGGACCATGGGGACGGTGGCGGCGAGCAGCTCGCCCACGGACATCTGATCAGCGCTCATGGCCGCGATGTTACCGACGGGTAGGCCTCTTGGCCAGCCCCTTCCGCACACCGCCTCCGGCCTTTCTTCCTCCCCACCGGGGACGTCGGCGGGGCCGGAGCGCGGGGGCCTGCCGGACCGGTCGGCCGGACCCGGCGGCCACCCTTTAGGGTTACTCGCCATGTGGCCAGCAGGACAGCAGCAGCAGCCCGGCGACGGGAACCCTCAGCACCAGGGCCCGCCGGGCCCCGGCCCGCATGCGCCCCACCCGCATCAGCAGCCCGGGTATCAGCAGCCGGGGTACCAGCAGTCCGGGTATCAGCAGCCGAACCCCTATCAGCAGCCGCCCGGCCCGGGCGGGCAGCCGGGCTATCAGCAGCCGGGGCTCTACCAGCAGACCACCGTCTCCCAGCCCACCGTCTCCCCGTACCCGGTTGCCGGGCCGCCGCCCGGACCGCCGGGGAACCGCCGGAAGACGGCCGTCGTCGCCGTGGTCGCGGCCCTGGCGGTCGTCGCCGCCGCCGTCGTCACCGGAGTCGTCGTGCTCGGCGGGGACCGGGACACCGGCGACCGGGCGGACCCGCAGGGCGGCGGCGCCTCGGCGGGATCGGCGGAGACTGCGGAGACAGCGGGAGCGCAGTCGCCGCCTCCGGTGACTTCGACGGAGGAGAATCCGCGCGCGGGCAAGGACGCCGAACCGACGGTCCCCGGCTGGAAGGTGGTCATCAATCCCCAGCACGGCACGATGTTCGACGTACCGCCCGAGTGGACGCTGATGGGTGCCGGGATGCAGACGGGCTACGAGGACGAGAAGAAGGGCGACGGCACCCCCGCCGTCGTGATGTCGGCCCCGGCCCAGCTCCGGCCCACCTGGTGCCTGTACGACTACAACAAGGACGGCACCAAGGAGGACTGGGGTCTGGCCACGGCGGGCACCAAGGGCGCGCGGGGTGCCCGGAGCACCGCGGACGCCGCCTACAACGAGGCCTTCAACTGGGCCTGGGCGGCCTACGCCCAGGGTGATGCGGCGGGCACCGTGAAGGTCGCGCGGGCCAGGCCGTTCACGACCGCGTCGGGGCTGGCCGGCAGCGTCGCCACGGCCACGGCGACCGGTACGAAGAAGCGCCATGCCTGCGAGACCGACGGCAAGTCGACGGCGTTCAGCTTCAAGGACTCCACCGGCGAGATCAAAACCTTCGTCCTGCACGGCGTCAAGGGCGTCAAGGGCGAGCTCCCCGAGGCCACGGTGCAGAAGATCCTGGGCACGATCCGCCAGGTGAAGGCGGCCGGGGGGTAATCCGCTCCGGCGCGGCGGGCTCCCCGCTCTCAACCGATGCCGAACGCCCCGGCGGGCGGCTCCGGCGAATCCTGTGCTTCGGCGTCCCGCACCGGCCGGGCGTCCCCGGCGAGCCGTACCAGCGCGGGCCCGTACTCGACCCGGGCGGGGAAGGCGTCCGCCGCGGTGCGCCGGGCCAGGGTCGCCGTGTCGAGGGGCGCATGGGACGCGACGAGCAGCACATTGCCGAAACGGCGCCCCCGCAGCACGGCGGGCTCCGCGATCAGCGCCAGTTCGCCGAAGACGGCGGCGAAGGTGGCGAGCTGGGAGCGGAGGAAGCCGAAGGGCGCGCCGTCGGCGAGGTTGGCCGCGTACACCCCGCCGGGCCGCAGGACCCGCTCCGCGGCCCGGGCGAACTCGACGGACGTGAGGTGCGCGGGCACCCGCGACCCTCCGAAGACATCGGCGACGAGGACGTCGGCGCTGTCCGGCGGGGCCGCTTCGACATGGGTGCGGGCGTCGGCCGCATGGACCGTGATCCCCGATCCGGCGGGCAGCGGCAGATACTCGGTGACCAGCTCCAGCAGCCCGCGGTCGGCCTCCACCACGTCCTGCCGGGATCCGGGCCTGGTCGCGGCGGCGTAACGCGGCAGGGTCAGTGCGCCCCCGCCGAGGTGGAGCAGGTCGAGCGGGGCACCCGCCGGGGCGCAGGAGTCGAGCAGGTGCGCGATCCGGCGGGTGTACTCGAACTCCAGGTAGGTGGGGTCGTCGAGGTCGACGTACGACTGCGGGGCGCCGTCGACGGTCAGCAGCCGCGCCCGTTCCCGGTCGACGTCGGGCAGGAGCCGGGCGAAGCCGTGGTCGACGGCCCGTGCGACGGGTATCGCCTCGGCCGGTCCGGGGTGTCGGTTGTTCTCCACTCCCCCATTGTCGGTGCCGCGGGAGCAGGGCCGGACCGGGCTCCGTACGGGGTGGTACGGAGCCCGGCCTGCCGCGCCCCCTCAGAGCAGCTCGGTCACCGTGCCCGCGCCGACGGTACGGCCGCCCTCGCGGATCGCGAAGCCGAGACCCGCCTCCAGCGGGACGTCCCGGCCCAGCTCGACGGTCATGGCGACCGTCTCCCCGGGGCGTGCGACGCCCTGCTCACCGAGGTCGATGTCCCCGACGACGTCCGCGGTGCGGAGGTAGAACTGCGGCCGGTAGCCGGTGGCGACCGGTGTGGTCCTGCCGCCCTCGCGCCCGGAGAGCAGATAGACGCGCGCCGTGAAGCGCCGGCCCGGGGTGGCACTGCCCGGTGCGACGACGACATGGCCCCGGCGGACCGCGTCGCGTTGGAGTCCGCGCAGCAGCAGCGCCACGCTGTCCCCGGCCTCGGCGTACTCCATCGGCTTGCCGAAGGTCTCCACGCCGGTGACGACGGTCTCGGTGTCCGCGCCCAGCACCTGGACCCGGTCGCCGACGCGCACGGTTCCGCGCTCGACGGCGCCGGTCACGACCGTGCCGCGCCCGGTGATGGTGAGGACGTTCTCCACCGGCATCAGGAACGGCGCGTCCGTGTAGCGGACCGGCAGGGGCACATAGGTGTCGACCGCGTCGAGGAGCGCCTCGACGGCACCCGTCCAGCGCGGGTCGCCCTCCAGGGCACGGAGTCCCGAGACCCGGACGACGGGCGCGGCGTCGCCGCCGTAGCCGTGCCGGGTGAGCAGTTCGCGGACCTCCAGCTCCACCAGGTCCGTCAGCTCGTCGTCGCCCGCGTCGGCCATGGTGATCGCGGTGACGATGTGGTCGACGCCGACCTGGCGCGCGAGGAGGACGTGCTCGGCGGTCTGCGGCATGACGCCGTCGAGCGCGGAGACCACGAGGATCGCCCCGTCGAGCTGGGCCGCGCCGGTGATCATGTTCTTGACGTAGTCGGCGTGGCCGGGCATGTCGACATGGGCGTAGTGGCGGGTGTCGGTCTCGTACTCGACGTGCGCGATGTTGATGGTGATACCGCGCGCCGCCTCCTCGGGCGCCTTGTCGATCCGGTCGAAGGGCACGAAGCCGCTGCCGGTGCCGCG
Encoded proteins:
- a CDS encoding cytochrome P450 family protein → MTNRSDTARPAPGPDCPVPLVPGSAFPDERLVVAGPPGPAPGTADAGCPEGTGRTGSGPDPDGAVPFVPSAGGWTPGRYAALRREHGSVAPVVLAGGVRAWLVLGYAEVAHVTGHDELFARDAPRPGPWPGADGGPGAGTATDVRRVPSVARALESVDHFELAQGCRRIAQRLIDAFAGSGRAELMAAYARSLSLRAAVLMCGLPPGAEATEGLVRDLGTALAGDGEPVAGRTERDRPGGGGPDGRERSVVRGDEAVAAYVRAGERVRRLVAARRAAPGPDVVSGLLADPAGATDEEVTRQVLGLVAAAHRPTADWIGNTLRLLLTDERFARDVSGGRLSVGEALNEVLWLDTPVQLAAGRRARRDTRLGGQGIRAGDRVVPGLGAANTDPGIWPDGRAGAENAAHLSFGGGVHRCPYPAPLLADVMARTAVETLLEQLPDTVLAEEAAEPAWRLSVRSRGLVALPVRFTPVVR
- a CDS encoding DUF4442 domain-containing protein, whose translation is MSVGELLAATVPMVRTLNLEFVEATAERAVLRLPDQADFHNHVGGPHAGAMFTLAESASGAIVLSAFGDQLHRAVPLAVKAEIGYRKLAKGEVTATATLARPAAAVVAELDAGERPEFDVTVEIRRADGAVTGLMTITWTLRPSG
- a CDS encoding spermidine synthase, translating into MENNRHPGPAEAIPVARAVDHGFARLLPDVDRERARLLTVDGAPQSYVDLDDPTYLEFEYTRRIAHLLDSCAPAGAPLDLLHLGGGALTLPRYAAATRPGSRQDVVEADRGLLELVTEYLPLPAGSGITVHAADARTHVEAAPPDSADVLVADVFGGSRVPAHLTSVEFARAAERVLRPGGVYAANLADGAPFGFLRSQLATFAAVFGELALIAEPAVLRGRRFGNVLLVASHAPLDTATLARRTAADAFPARVEYGPALVRLAGDARPVRDAEAQDSPEPPAGAFGIG
- the tuf gene encoding elongation factor Tu gives rise to the protein MAKTAYVRTKPHLNIGTMGHVDHGKTTLTAAITKVLSDRGTGSGFVPFDRIDKAPEEAARGITINIAHVEYETDTRHYAHVDMPGHADYVKNMITGAAQLDGAILVVSALDGVMPQTAEHVLLARQVGVDHIVTAITMADAGDDELTDLVELEVRELLTRHGYGGDAAPVVRVSGLRALEGDPRWTGAVEALLDAVDTYVPLPVRYTDAPFLMPVENVLTITGRGTVVTGAVERGTVRVGDRVQVLGADTETVVTGVETFGKPMEYAEAGDSVALLLRGLQRDAVRRGHVVVAPGSATPGRRFTARVYLLSGREGGRTTPVATGYRPQFYLRTADVVGDIDLGEQGVARPGETVAMTVELGRDVPLEAGLGFAIREGGRTVGAGTVTELL